A genomic region of Nymphaea colorata isolate Beijing-Zhang1983 chromosome 2, ASM883128v2, whole genome shotgun sequence contains the following coding sequences:
- the LOC116247722 gene encoding SKP1-like protein 1A codes for MAKEEGKTVTLKSSDGEVFEVEEAVAKESQTISHMIEDGCADSGIPLPNVTSKILAKVIEYCKKHVDAQKSGDDKIQEEELKAWDAEFVKVDQATLFDLILAANYLNIKNLLDLTCQTVADMIKGKTPEEIRKTFNIKNDFTPEEEEEVRRENQWAFE; via the exons ATGGcgaaggaggaagggaagacGGTAACGCTCAAGAGCTCCGACGGCGAGGTGTTCGAGGTGGAGGAGGCGGTGGCGAAGGAATCTCAGACGATCAGCCACATGATCGAGGATGGCTGTGCCGATTCCGGCATCCCCTTGCCCAACGTTACCAGCAAGATCCTGGCCAAGGTCATCGAGTACTGCAAGAAGCACGTCGACGCCCAGAAGAGCGGCGACGACAAGATCCAGGAAGAAGAGCTCAAGGCGTGGGATGCTGAGTTTGTTAAGGTGGACCAAGCGACGCTCTTTGATCTTATTCTG GCTGCCAATTACCTCAACATAAAGAACCTCCTCGACCTGACTTGCCAAACGGTGGCAGACATGATTAAGGGAAAGACGCCTGAGGAGATAAGGAAGACATTCAACATCAAGAATGACTTCACCcctgaagaagaggaagaagtgcGGAGGGAGAATCAATGGGCTTTTGAGTGA
- the LOC116247723 gene encoding SKP1-like protein 1A, which produces MAKEEGKAVTLKSSDGEVFEVEEAVAKESQTISHMIENGSADSGIPLPNVTSKILAKVIEYCKKHVDDKIQEEELKAWDAEFLKVDQATLFDLILAANYLKIKNLLDLTCQTVADMIKGKVPEEIRRTFDVRHDFTPEEEEEVRRENQWAFE; this is translated from the exons ATGGcgaaggaggaagggaaggcgGTAACGCTCAAGAGCTCCGATGGCGAGGTTTTCGAGGTGGAGGAGGCGGTGGCGAAGGAATCTCAGACGATCAGCCACATGATCGAGAATGGTTCTGCCGATTCCGGCATCCCCTTGCCCAACGTTACCAGCAAGATTCTGGCCAAGGTCATCGAGTACTGCAAGAAGCACGTCGACGACAAGATCCAGGAAGAAGAGCTCAAGGCGTGGGATGCTGAATTTCTTAAGGTGGACCAAGCGACGCTCTTCGATCTCATTCTG GCTGCCAATTACCTCAAGATAAAGAACCTCCTCGACCTGACATGCCAAACAGTGGCAGACATGATCAAGGGAAAGGTACCTGAGGAGATAAGGAGGACATTCGACGTTAGGCATGACTTCACCcctgaagaagaggaagaagtgcGGAGGGAGAATCAATGGGCTTTTGAGTGA
- the LOC116247719 gene encoding CO(2)-response secreted protease-like gives MKTLTKYCLFFLVLTISSPPSDASKVYVVYMGSSRGKSASYHTASHVELLNSVIGREEKIPRPLIYSYRNAFSGFAAHLSETEAAAIAKKPGVVSVFPDPVFELHTTRSWDFLQVGVSEDVYHSSSSESSSSGADTIIGILDTGIWPESPSFADKDMPPVPSRWKGVCMTAKDFSASNCNKKLIGARYYNEESKVTAWTTDQTPRDSIGHGSHTSSTAAGVAVPAASYHGLATGTAKGGSPTSRLAIYRVCTSEGCKGSAILAAFEDAITDGVDLLSLSLGASPYFRPDFDSDPIAIGAFHAVENGIVVVCSAGNSGPAPGTVVNTAPWILTVGATTIDRDFESDLILGEESNAVIKGEAINFSKLDKSPIYPLIYGESAPANTSTKDDARNCNPYALDGEKVKGKIVLCEHSDRGYSKTQKLLGVKGIGGVGLVLIDDPEIHVAAVYGNFPMTVISSSDASSIFSYLNSSKNPVATILPTVTVNNYKPAPLVAYFSSRGASTQTRNIIKPDIAAPGVSILAAFIPTNDSSLVSAGETPSMFNLLSGTSMACPHVTGVAASIKSQNPTWSPSAIRSAIMTTATETNNEGSTIHTDAGSPATPYDYGSGEVNPSKAYRPGLVYEVTMEDYYLFLCNYGYSSDTIKKISGKQTGYNCPSDSSKDSISNLNYPSIAVSKFNGTERTVKRRVTNVGIGDEETTYTVNILSPAELKVAISPSTLQFRAGTKTLSYEVSFSSSSGTPNHDMFGSLTWTNGKYTVRTPFAVSNN, from the exons ATGAAAACCCTTACCAAATACTGTCTCTTCTTTTTGGTCCTCACCatttcttctcctccctctgaTGCAAGCAAGGTCTATGTCGTGTATATGGGGAGTTCCAGAGGGAAATCAGCTTCATATCACACTGCAAGTCATGTAGAACTTCTTAATTCAGTGATAGGAAG GGAGGAGAAGATCCCGAGGCCCTTAATCTACAGTTACAGAAATGCATTCTCTGGGTTTGCTGCACATTTATCTGAGACAGAAGCAGCTGCAATCGCCAAAAAACCAGGAGTTGTGTCAGTGTTTCCCGATCCAGTTTTTGAGCTTCATACTACCAGATCATGGGATTTTTTGCAGGTTGGGGTATCTGAAGATGTGTATCACAGCTCAAGCTCTGAATCATCCAGCAGTGGTGCAGACACTATAATTGGCATATTGGATACAG GAATTTGGCCTGAGTCCCCTAGTTTTGCTGATAAAGATATGCCTCCAGTTCCTTCTCGTTGGAAGGGAGTCTGTATGACTGCCAAAGATTTCAGTGCCTCTAATTGCAACAA GAAGTTGATTGGAGCTAGGTACTACAATGAGGAGTCCAAGGTAACAGCATGGACAACAGACCAAACACCGAGGGACAGTATTGGCCATGGATCTCATACATCCTCCACTGCAGCAGGTGTTGCAGTTCCTGCTGCCAGCTACCATGGCCTGGCGACAGGAACGGCGAAAGGTGGATCACCAACGTCTAGACTAGCAATCTATCGAGTTTGCACATCTGAGGGATGCAAAGGCTCTGCAATCCTAGCTGCTTTTGAGGATGCCATTACTGATGGAGTCGACCTACTGTCCCTCTCGCTTGGAGCCTCCCCTTATTTCAGACCAGACTTTGACAGTGATCCTATAGCCATTGGTGCATTCCATGCGGTAGAAAATGGGATAGTGGTTGTGTGCTCAGCAGGGAACAGTGGGCCAGCACCCGGAACTGTTGTTAATACAGCACCATGGATACTAACTGTTGGTGCGACTACAATTGACAGAGACTTTGAGTCAGACTTAATTCTAGGTGAAGAAAGCAATGCAGTCATTAAG GGTGAAGCGATAAACTTTTCCAAGCTTGATAAATCTCCCATTTATCCATTAATATACGGTGAATCTGCTCCTGCTAATACAAGCACCAAAGATGATGCAAG AAATTGCAACCCATATGCATTGGATGGAGAAAAGGTAAAAGGGAAAATTGTCCTATGTGAACATTCAGATAGAGGTTACTCTAAGACGCAGAAGCTATTAGGAGTTAAGGGGATAGGTGGCGTTGGATTAGTCTTGATAGATGATCCTGAAATCCATGTTGCTGCTGTTTATGGGAATTTTCCCATGACCGTGATCTCTTCTTCAGATGCCAGTTCCATCTTCTCATATCTCAACTCCTCCAA AAATCCAGTAGCAACAATTTTACCTACCGTCACAGTCAACAACTACAAGCCTGCTCCTCTAGTCGCATATTTTTCATCAAGAGGTGCTTCTACTCAAACCAGGAACATCATAAAG CCAGATATAGCAGCTCCTGGCGTAAGCATACTCGCGGCATTCATACCAACAAATGATTCATCTTTGGTTTCTGCAGGGGAGACACCTTCCATGTTCAATTTGCTTTCAGGAACTTCAATGGCATGCCCACATGTCACTGGAGTTGCTGCTTCTATCAAATCTCAGAATCCAACATGGAGTCCTTCAGCTATAAGATCTGCAATCATGACTACAG CAACTGAAACAAACAATGAAGGAAGCACTATTCACACAGACGCAGGTTCACCAGCCACACCTTACGATTATGGATCAGGAGAAGTTAATCCATCAAAGGCATATAGACCTGGACTTGTCTATGAAGTCACAATGGAAGATTATTACTTATTCCTCTGTAACTATGGGTACTCGTCCGACACCATCAAGAAGATTTCCGGAAAGCAGACTGGCTATAACTGTCCATCAGATTCCAGCAAAGATTCAATATCTAACCTGAATTACCCTTCCATTGCCGTCTCCAAGTTCAATGGAACTGAAAGAACAGTGAAGAGGCGTGTCACTAACGTGGGCATTGGCGATGAAGAAACTACCTACACTGTCAATATCTTGTCTCCAGCTGAACTCAAGGTAGCAATCTCCCCTAGCACACTGCAGTTCAGAGCAGGTACCAAGACGCTCAGTTATGAAGTTTCATTCTCTTCAAGCTCCGGCACACCAAACCATGATATGTTTGGATCCCTCACTTGGACAAATGGGAAGTACACTGTTAGAACTCCCTTCGCTGTCAGCAATAACTGA
- the LOC116247053 gene encoding putative leucine-rich repeat receptor-like serine/threonine-protein kinase At2g14440, which produces MRSLFLLCLLFLCTIFTIVPQLSAALVFPRAFFIDCGSSQETILGDLRWIPDDGFIKVGNKTTIQTPSLLPGLSSLRFFPDTSAIKYCYTLPVVRGARYLVRTTYFYGNFDGRGDPPVFNQIVEGTLWSVVNTTADYSQGLSTFYEIILAATGKTLSVCLARNQHTASSPFISALELVLLEQSLYNSTDFSKFALTTVSRHSFGHNGNMISFPDDPFDRYWQPFMDNHPAVTSKSNVSVLDFWNKPPAQVFWTALGTEHPYETLQLQWPTVALPSSSYYIALYFQDNREPAPDHWRVFDISVNVKTFYPNLNVSTSGVVVYANHWPLSALTQIALTPAPGSKVGPLINAGEVFQIRELGGRTITRDVTAMHALARSLSNLPSDWNGDPCLPKGNSWTGVSCSEGKLVRVISLSLTNFGISGSLSPAIANLTALTTIWLGGNNLAGPIPDLISLKMLDSLHLEDNQFSGSIPSSLADLDSLRELFLQNNNLSGPVPDNLLRRPGLNLRLTPGNHFEGMG; this is translated from the exons ATGaggtctctcttcctcctctgccTTCTCTTCTTGTGCACCATCTTCACCATTGTTCCTCAACTCTCTGCTGCTCTTGTGTTTCCTAGAG CTTTCTTCATAGACTGCGGATCATCACAAGAGACAATACTGGGAGATTTGAGGTGGATACCCGATGATGGTTTTATCAAAGTGGGGAATAAGACTACAATTCAGACACCAAGTTTGCTGCCGGGCCTGAGCTCTCTGCGGTTCTTTCCGGACACATCTGCAATAAAGTACTGCTATACGCTTCCTGTGGTCAGGGGAGCCAGGTATCTTGTGAGGACGACTTATTTCTATGGCAACTTCGATGGCCGTGGGGACCCACCGGTTTTTAATCAGATTGTCGAAGGCACGCTCTGGAGTGTTGTCAACACGACTGCTGATTATTCTCAAGGATTGTCAACGTTTTACGAGATAATCCTCGCTGCCACAGGGAAGACACTGAGCGTGTGTCTGGCGAGGAATCAGCATACTGCCTCTAGCCCATTCATTTCTGCTCTGGAGTTGGTGCTTTTGGAGCAGTCATTGTATAATTCGACAGATTTCTCCAAGTTCGCACTCACCACAGTTTCCCGCCATAGTTTTGGCCACAATGGGAACATGATAAG CTTTCCAGATGATCCATTTGACCGCTACTGGCAACCATTTATGGACAATCATCCAGCAGTCACCTCCAAATCCAATGTCTCGGTGTTGGACTTCTGGAACAAGCCACCTGCACAAGTCTTCTGGACTGCACTAGGAACTGAGCATCCTTATGAAACCCTGCAACTTCAATGGCCAACAGTAGCCTTGCCATCTTCCAGCTATTACATTGCTTTGTATTTCCAGGACAACAGGGAACCAGCACCAGATCATTGGAGGGTTTTTGACATCAGTGTCAATGTCAAGACATTCTATCCAAACCTCAATGTTTCCACTTCAGGGGTGGTTGTTTATGCAAACCATTGGCCACTGTCTGCCCTAACTCAGATTGCACTGACTCCTGCTCCTGGCTCAAAAGTTGGACCACTTATCAATGCAGGAGAAGTTTTCCAAATAAGAGAATTGGGTGGGAGAACTATTACTAGAGATG TCACTGCCATGCATGCTTTGGCAAGAAGTTTAAGTAATCTACCGTCTGACTGGAATGGAGATCCCTGCTTACCAAAAGGGAATTCTTGGACAGGTGTCTCATGCTCCGAGGGAAAGCTTGTTCGAGTCATTTCACT GAGCTTGACCAACTTTGGGATTTCTGGATCTCTGTCCCCTGCAATTGCTAATCTGACTGCGTTAACTACCAT CTGGCTTGGAGGTAACAATCTTGCAGGACCTATTCCAGATCTAATATCCTTGAAGATGCTGGATTCCCT CCATTTGGAGGACAATCAATTCAGTGGTTCAATTCCTTCATCGTTGGCAGATCTGGACAGCCTACGTGAACT gtTCCTGCAGAACAACAATTTGAGTGGGCCAGTTCCTGATAATCTACTGAGAAGGCCAGGGCTGAACCTTCG GTTAACTCCTGGGAATCATTTTGAAGGCATGGGGTGA